Part of the Mycolicibacterium mageritense genome is shown below.
CGCAGTCGGCTGCTCGCCGCCGCGGCGGAATGCTTCTACGCGCGCGGCGTCAACGCCACGGGGATCGACACCATCACCGCAGCGGCCGGTGTCGCGAAAATGAGCCTCTACAACAACTTCTCGTCGAAAGACGAGTTGGTTCTGGCCTATCTCGATGCCCGGCACGAGGAGTGGCTGGGCCTCTACGACCGCCGGCTGGCCGACGCGGCCGATGCCCGCGACAAGATCGCGGCGATCTTCGATTCGTACGCCGACCATGCGGAACTGGCCTACCGGCACGGGTTCCGCGGGTGCGGCATGCTCAACGCCGCGGCCGAGCTGCCGGCAGACGCGGTGGGTCGACAGGTCGTGCGTCGGCACAAGGAACACGTCGAGGCACTACTCGAAACCCACCTGCGGGAGCTGCTTTCCGCGACGGCGGCAACATCCCTTGCCGAGCAACTCTCCTTCCTGCTGGAAGGCGCGATGGTCAGGGCGGGCCTGGAGGGTGATGCCCGGCTGCTCGGCCATGCGCGGTCCATGGCGCTCAACGCGATCGACAGCGCGCTCGCGCTGGAGGCCTGAGTGGCCGCGGGCAACGGCAGCCTGGCGGTGATCGCCGCCGCGGTGCTGTGGGGCACCACCGGTACGGCCGCGACGTTCGCGCCCGGCGTCGGTCCGCTTGCCGTCGGCGCGGCGGCGATGGGCATAGGCGGACTCCTGCAGGCGTTGGCCGCGACGCATATCATCCGCGCGCACCGTGTTGCGCTGCTGGGCAATTGGCGGCTCATCGGACTGTCGGCGGTGGCCACGGCCGTCTACCCGCTCGCGTTCTACACGTCGATGAGACTGGCCGGCGTCGCGGTCGGCACGGTCGTCACCATCGGCTCCGCACCCGCCATCTCGGCACTCATCGAACGCATCGCGGACAAGCGGAGGCTGTCCCGACGATGGGTTCTCGGCGCGGGCCTTGGCGTGGCCGGGCTAGTGCTGCTCACGGTCGCGAGGTCAGCCCACGCCGGGACAAGCGCGACGCATCCGCTGGCGGGCATCGCGCTCGGCGTCGCCGCGGCTGCCACCTACGCGCTGTACTCGTGGGGCGCAGGCCGGATGATGGGCACCATACCGTCGCGGGCAGTGATGGGCACGGTCTTCGGCATCGGGGGCGTGCTGCTGCTTCCGGTGCTGGTCGCCACTGGCGCGCCCATCGTGGCAAGCGCCCAGAATCTCACGGCGGTGGCATATCTCGCGATAGTGCCGATGTTCCTCGGCTACGTGCTGTTCGGCCGGGGGCTGGCCACGTTGCCCGTGAGCACGGTCACCACCCTGACCCTCCTCGAGTCGGCGGTGGCAGCGTTCTGCGCGGTCGTCGTGGTGGGGGAGCAGCTTGCCCCGTCGGGATGGGGCGGCGTCGGTCTCATCTTCGTGAGCCTGGTGCTCACAGCCCACGCCGCCGCGCAGTCCGTTGCGACGAAGGCCGGAGAACCGCCTCGAACTGAGGTGCCAAGCACTATCGTCTAGGCCCACCTGGCACTCAGTACGCCAGACGGATCGGCCCTGGAAGGACGGTTGTCCCGGTGACTCGTTTTGATGTTGTCGAGGCAGGCATTGCGCAGCTGCGGCGTGCGTTGGAGGACGGATCGGTGACCAGCGAGGAACTGGTCGACGCCTACCTCGCGCGCATCGCCGCCTACGACAGCGGCGGCCCTCGGCTGAACGCCCTGGTGGTGATGAACCCCGACGCCCGTGCGGAGGCGCGCGCCTCGGACGAGCGCCGCGCCAGAGGTGAGACCCTCGGTCCGCTCGACGGCATCCCTTACACGGCCAAGGACAGCTACCTGGCCAAAGGCCTCACCGCTGCTGCGGGTGCGCACGCGTTCGAGCACCTGGTGGCGCAGCGCGACGCCTTCACGATCGAGCGGCTGCGGGCCGGAGGCGCGATCCTGATCGGCTTGACGAACATGCCGCCCATGGCCAACGGCGGCATGCAGCGCGGCCTCTACGGGCGCGCCGAGAGCCCCTACAACGCCGACTACCTGACGTCCGCGTTTGGTTCGGGTTCGTCGAACGGCTCGGGCACGGCGACCGCGGCGAGCTTCGCGGCGTTCGGGCTCGGCGAGGAGACCTGGTCGAGTGGCCGGGCGCCGGCGACCAACAACGCGCTGTGCGCCTACACCCCGTCGCGCGGCGTGATATCGGTGCGCGGCAACTGGCCCCTGGTGCCCACCATGGACGTGGTGGTGCCCCACACCAGGACCATGGCCGACATGTTCGAGGTGCTCGACGTCATCGTGGCCGACGATCCGGACAGCCGGGGCGACTTCTGGCGCGTGCAACCCTGGGTGGAGATTCCCAAGTCGTCCGAGGTCCGCCCGGCGTCCTATCCGGCGCTTGCGCCCGGTGGAGTCGATGCTGCCCGTAAGACGTTGGCAGGCAAGAAGTTCGGTGTTCCTCGGACGTACGTCAACGCCGACCCCGACGCCGGTACCAGTGAGCACCCCGGCATCGGCGGCGCCACCGGCCAGAAGATCGAGACCCGCGCATCCGTGATCGACCTGTTCAACGCGGCGAAGGCCGACCTGGAAGCCGCGGGTGCCGAGGTCGTGCTCGTCGACTTCCCGGTGGTGTCCAACTACGAGGGCGACCGCCCGGGGGCACCGACGATTCGTACCCGCGGACTGGTGAGCAAGGAATTCCTCGACCGCGAGATCCTGGACCTGTCGGCCTGGTCGTGGGACGACTTTCTGCGCGCCAACAACGATCCGAACCTCAACCGGCTCGCCGACGTCGAGGGCGCGCTGATCTGGGTCCATCCCGAGGGTGCGCTGCCGGACCGCGCCGAAGGGTTCGGCGACGACATCACGTCCTATCCCGACTTCATCCGTAAGCAACCGATCGAGGACTTCACCACCATCCCGCACCTCGAGGAGGGGCTGCGCGGTCTGGAGGAGACCCGCCGCGTCGACCTCGAGGAATGGATGACCGAGCTCGGGCTCGACGCGGTGATATTCCCGACCGTCGCCGACGTCGGTCCGGCTGACATGGACGTCAACGAGGCTTCGGCCGATCTCGGCTGGCGCAACGGGGTGTGGGTGGCCAACGGCAACCTGGTGCCACGCCACCTGGGCATTCCGACTGTGACGGTGCCGATGGGCACCATGGCCGACATCGGCATGCCGGTCGGTTTGACCTTCGCGGGCCGGGCCTACGACGACACCGCGTTGCTGAGATTGGCCGCGGCGTTCGAAGCGACGGGCGACCGTCGCACCGAGCCGCCGCGAACGCCGCGCCTGGCAGAGGAGGACCAGTGACCGACACACCGCCGCGCATGCCGGCCGAGTCGGCGCCGCAGGATCGGGTCTGGATGGCGTTTCCGAGCGAGGGTTATTCGCTGGGGGACACCGAGCAGGAAAAGCACGAAGCACGCTCCACGTGGGCGGCCGTCGCGCACGCGATCGCGGAGTTCGAACCGGTCACCGTTCTGGTGGACCCGGATGAACACATCGCGGCCAAGCAGTACCTCGCGGCGGACATCGAGATCGTCGAAGCACCGCTGAACGACGCATGGATGCGCGACATCGGACCCACGTTCGTCCACCGCGGCGACGGTTCGGTGGCCGCGGTGGACTGGGTGTTCAACGGTTGGGGCGCCCAGGACTGGGCCAGGTGGGACCGCGACGAGAAGATCGGCGCCACCGTCGCCGGCTTGGCGGACATACCCGTCATCGCCTCGCCGCTCGTCAACGAAGGCGGCGGCATCCAGGTCGACGGTGAGGGTACGGTGCTGGTCACCGAGACCGTGCAGCTCGACCCGGGGCGCAACCCGGGCCTGACCCGCGCGGACGTGGAAGCGGAACTGGCCCGCACCATCGGAGCGACGCACGTCGTGTGGCTGCCCCGGGGCCTGACCCGGGATTCCGAACGGTTCGGCACCCGTGGTCACGTCGACATCGTCGCGGCCATCACCTCGCCCGGCCGCCTGCTGCTGCACACCCAGCAGGACGAGAATCATCCGGATTACCTTGTCTGCCAGGAGATCCGCGCTGCCCTCGAAGCGACGCACGATGCCGCGGGCAGGCCCTGGGAGATCACCGAGATGCCAGCGCCTGCGACGCTGACCGACGCCGAGGGCTACGTCGACTACAGCTACATCAACCACCTCGTGGTCAACGGCGGTGTCATCGCGTGCAGCTTCGGCGACGAGGTCGACGCGACCGCCGCGGCGATCCTGGCGGACCAGTACCCGGGGCGCAAGGTCGTCACTGTCGATGCCAGGCCGCTGTTCGAACGCGGCGGCGGAATCCATTGCATCACCCAGAACCAGCCGTCGGCCCGCTGAAGTTGATTGCTCCTCGCGTCCGCAGAAGTTGGATTGCTCCTCGCGTCCGCAGACCATTCCGCTGACCGGAACTCATCTACCCACCGGCGGTTTCGCGGGCTTCGACGGCCTTTTCGAGACGCTCGAGTACCGCGCGCAGATCTGCGAGTGCCTCCTTGAGTTCAGCCGTCGTCTCGGGCGCACCGCCGGGGGCCGGTGGTGCCGCCGCGGGTGGACGGGACTGCGGCCGGGCTGGATCCGGCGGTCGCGTGGTCGCGGCATCGCCGCCGGGGGCGGTTGCGGCGCGTCCGGTGCCGAGCCCGAACACCTGGTCGAGGGCTTCGGCGAGGGTAGGGGCATAGCCGATTCGGACTCCGCCGTCGGCGCGGGGTTCGCGCAGGCTGACCAGCACCCGGGACAGCTGGGGGAACGTCGAACTGTTGGGTGTGGTCGGAATGCGTTCGGTATAAAGCGGTTCGACGTAGAGGACGCCGCCGTCGGCGATCGGAAGTGTCAGCAGGTTGCCGTAATGGATCCGGTTGGATCGCTCCAGCAGGGTGCGCTCGGAGGCGACCCGGGTGTCGGAGATCATCGAGTTCTGGATCTGCTGCGGGCCTTGGGTCAGGGTGTCGGTCGGTAGCTGCAGCACGCTGATCTTGCCGTAGTTCTCCGGATCGGAGTCCACAGAGATGTAGGCCGACAAGAACTCCCGGTTGTACCCGACCATCGGACTGGCAAGCCGGAACGACGGGCGCGCGCTCTGCTGGTCACCGACGAGGACATAGAACGGCGGCTGTGGTGAGTCCGACTCGGTCGTCGGATCGCTCGGCACGGACCAGAAGGCGTTGGTGGTGAAGAACTCTCGCGGTTCGTCGACGTGGTATCTGGCCAGCATCTCCCGCTGGATCCGGAACAGATCCTCGGGATAGCGGAAATGCGCGCGCAGTTCGTCGGAGACGTCATCCGCGGATCGAACGACGCCGGGGAAGGCGCGCATCCATGCCTTCAGGACCGGGTCTTCGAGATCGACCTGGTAGAGCGTGACGGTGCCGTCATAGGCGTCCACCGTGGCCTTGACCGAATTGCGCACGTACCCCACTGGTACGCCCGGTTGCGTGATCCCCCCGGCGCCGGTCACCGGTGCTTGCAACGAGCTGCGCTGCGCATACGGATACCGGGAGAGCGTCGTGTACGCGTCGACGATCCAGACGATGCGCCCTTCGACCACCGCAGGATAGGCATTGGCGTCGGGGGTGAGCCATGGGGCAACCCGCTGTACCCGTTGCCTCGGGTCTCGGTGGATGATCAGCTTCGATTGCGCGCCGATCGCGCGGGAGAACAAGATGTTGCGTTCGGCGAACTTCGCGGCGAATACCGTGCGGTTGAACCAGTTTCCGATCGGCACGCCGCCGGTGCCGGTGTAGGTGTATTTGGAGGTGTCGGTGTCGTACTCGCGAGGCGCCTCTTGCGGGGTGCCGCCGACGATCGCATAGTCCGGATCCCCTTGCGCGATGACTTCGCCGAAATAGATGCGCGGTTGGTCGACCCGGATGATCTGGCGACCCGACCCCAGCGACGCGATGTCGCTCACGGTGTAGATCGGATACCCGCTGTTGCTGTCCGCAGGTTCTGAGGCGTTCGGCGCGTCGCGCACCGCGGCGTTCACCCGGTTCGCCGGTGCGGCGACGAAACCGTTGCCGTGGGTGTAGACGGTATGCCGGTTGATCCAGTCGGTCTGGTTGCCGGTCAGGCTGTCCGGTGACAGTTCGCGGACACCAACGATGTAGTCCCGCAACTCGCCGTCGATGTGATAGCGGTCGATGTCTAATTCGGCGGGGAAGCTGTAGAAGTTCTTGAGCTGTTGCTGCTGAGTAAAGGTCCGGGAGAGCACCTTTGGGTCGAGCAGGCGCGCGTTGGCGATCGTGGTGGCATCCGCTGCGACGTCACGCGGATTCTTGGTCCCGATGCCAGGGTAGTCGCGGTATTCCACGCGATCGCTGCCGAGCCGATACGCGTCGCGGGTCGCGGCGATGTTGCGTTCGATGAACGGTCGCTCGACGTCGGCAGCGTTGGGCCGCACCGAGAATTGCTCCATCACCAGTGGCCAGGCCCCGCCGACCAGCACCGACGACAGCACGAGTAGTGCCGTCGCCATGGCAGGAATCCGCATGTCCTGCAGGAAGATCACCGCGAAAAGGGCCAGCGCGCACAGCACCGCGATCGCGAGCAGGACGAGCTTGGCAGGCAGTTCGGCGTGGATCGTGGTGTAACCGGCACCGGTGAATGTCGGTTCCTTTCGGCTGCTGGATACCAGCTCGTAGTGATCGAACCAGTACGCGACTGCCTTCAACATGATCAACGTGCCTGCGAGCAACGCGATCTGAATGCGGGTGGGCAGGGTGAGGGTGCCCTTGCCCGAGGACAGCCGGATGCCTCCGAAGATGTAGTGCGTCACCACGTTTGCGACAAGGGCAAGGCATATCGCGACGAACAGCCAGTTGAGGAGGAACCGGTAGAACGGGAGGTCGAACACGAAGAACGCGATGTCACGTCCGAACTCCGGGTCGGTGGTACCGAATTGCTCGCCGTGCAGGAACAGTTGAACTGTCCTCCAACTCGTCTGCCCGACCAGACCGCACAGGGCCGCGATACTCGCCGCGATGCCGCACGACAGCAAACGCGGCCGCCGCATCGCGAGGGTTCGGTACTGCGCGAGTGGGTCGTTGTCGCGCTTGGCAGGGACGAAGACCAGTCGGGTGCGATACGCCAGCATCATCGCCGCCAGCAGACTACCTCCGACGAGCAGCGCCACCGCGCCGAAGACCGCGGCCCGGGTCAACAGCACCGTGGCCCAGACGCGGCGGAAACCCACCTCTCCGAACCACAACCAGTCGACGTATGAGTTCAACAAGCCCGGCACGACAAGCAGGAGCACGACAACGGTGACGGCCGCGATGATCAGCGCACGGGCCCGTCTGGACGCCGAGAATCTGTCGGTCGAACCCTGCTGCATGCCTACTCCGACGTTCGAGTGTCCGGACAGTCTGCGCGGTCGTCTCATCGACCACCATCGGGTCCGACACCCATTCCCGCCGGGACGCTACCTGTAGGAGAATTGTCAGGGGCACAGCTTCGGGCCGCTGCAGTCGCGGCCCGGTGGGTGAGACAGGTCAGCGGATCTTCAACACGACCTTGCCTTTGGCGCTGCGGTTCTCCAGCGACGCGATGGCCTCGCCGGCCCGCTCCAGGGGGTAGACCTCGGGCGCGGGCGGCGGGATCGCGCCCGAGGCGAGCAGCGGCGCGAGCTCGGCCCACTGCTCGGCCAGGTATCCGGGGTGGGAGAACGTCCATGCGCCCCAGCCCGCTCCTACGACGTCGATGTTGTTGAGCAGCAACCGGTTGACCTTGACGGTGGGGATCTCGCCACCGGTGAAGCCGATCACCAGCAGCCGACCGCCAACGGCGAGTGACCGCAGTGAGTCGGTGAACCGATCGCCGCCGACCGGGTCGACCACGATGTCGACGCCGCGCCCACCGGTCAGGTCTTTGACCGCATCACGGAATCCGTCGGCCAGCACCACATCGGAAGCACCTGCAGCCCTGGCGATTTCCGCCTTCTCTTGAGTGGACACCACCGCGATGGTGCGCGCGGCCCCCAGGGCCGGGGCCAGCCGTAACGCGGCGGTGCCGATCCCCCCGGCCGCGCCGTGCACCAGCACGGTTTCACCGTCGCGCAGCCGTCCCCGGGTTCGCAGCGCGAAATGCACTGTCATGTCGTTGAACAGGATGCCTGCGCCCGCTTCGAAAGACACCGCATCCGGAAGTGCGAACACTCGATCGGCAGGCAGTGCAACGACTTCGGCCATGCCACCGGACAGCATGGTCAGGCCGAGCACGCGGTCACCGGCGGCCACGTGTGCGTCGGACGGGGCGCTGCGTACGGTGCCGGCGATCTCGGCGCCCGGGGTGAACGGCAGCTCTGGCTTGTACTGATAGAGCCCGCGCGTCAAGAGCGCGTCGGGGAACGCCACGCCGGCCGCATGGACATCGATGACGACGGTGTCGTCACCAGACGGTTCGTCGACTTCGGTCACCTGCACGGCCGTGGGGCCGTCGAGCCGGGTGATCTGTGCTGCACGCATCGGGGCCTCTTTCTGGAGTCGTCGGGCCCAATTCTGCGCTGGGCCGCATCGGCGCCTTCGTGCGGTCCGCTGACCGAGGGCGTACTCGACAGGTGTCAAGTTGGTCGCCTACGATCACCGGATGCTCAACGCCCGCGCCGCGGTGCTGCTCGATCCGGGTGCTGATCCGCAACTGGCCGAGGTGCAGGTTCGCGAACCTGTCGGTGACGAAGTCCTGGTCAGGATCGATGCCGTGGGAATCTGCCATACCGACGTCAGCGTCGCATCGTGGTTCCGCAAGCTGCCGATGGTGTTCGGTCACGAAGGTGCGGGCACCGTCGTCGCGGTCGGGCGGGACGCGCAGCGTCGGATCGGCGAGCAGGTGGTGTTGACGTTCGCGAGCTGCGGCAGCTGTGCAAACTGCGCTGCGCAGCGTCCGGCGTACTGCGACCATGCCACGGACCTCAACATGCGTGGCCGCCGCGGCGAATCCAGTGCGCTGCGGCTCGACGGCGCCCCTGTCACGGACGGGTTCTTCGGGCAGTCGAGTTTCGCCACCTACGCCATCGCCGGAAGCCGTAACGCCGTGGCCCTGTCCGATCCGATCGATCCCGCGCTCGCTGCACCGCTGGGTTGCAGCGTGCAGACCGGCGTCGGAGCCGTCCTCACCGTGCTGCGTCCACAGCGGTCCGACTCCATCGTGGTCTTCGGTGCCGGTGCGGTCGGGCTGTCGGCGGTGATGGGTGCCCGCATCGCCGGCTGCCGCACCATCGTGGCGGTCGATCCCATCGAGCAACGACGCACGCTCGCAACGGAATTGGGCGCCACCGCGACCATCGACCCGGCTGCCTCGGACGCCGCGGCGGCGGTGCTCGAACTGACCGGGGGAGTGAGTACCGCGGTGGACACCACGGCACGGCCGGATGTCATCGCGTCAGCGGTCGGGGTGCTGCGAACGCGCGGCACGCTCGCGCTTCTCGGGCTCGGGGCGATGACCGCCGAACTCCCGGTCGCACTCATCATGGCCAAAGGATTGACGGTGCGTGGCGTCGTGGAAGGTGACAGCGAACCGCACGCGTTCATCCCACGACTGGTGCGCCTGTACTCCACCGGGGAACTGCCGCTGGAAAGACTCGTCACCACTTACGCATTTGACGATTTCACGGGTGCCTGGGCGGCTGCCAAGTCCGGCGAGGTGATCAAACCCGTGCTGGTTACCGAGCGGTAGGATTTGGGTCACAGCAAAGGCAACGCCGCCTGACGATTGGAGCTTCAGATGCCGCTTCCACCGCTGCCTCCGGGTCGCACAGTCGAGGTACGAGGCATCGACGGGATCCGACTGCACGCCCAGGTGTTCGGTCCCGAGAACGGCTACCCGATAGTGCTGGCACACGGCATCACGTGCGCGATCGAGGTCTGGGCACACCAGATCGCCGACCTCGCCGGTGACTATCGCGTCATCGCGTACGACCACCGCGGGCACGGCCGCAGCGACGCACCCCGCGGCAGGAGCGGCTACAGCCTCAACCATCTGGCCGCCGATCTGGATGCGGTGCTGGAGGCCACCCTCAACCCGGGCGAACGGGCCGTGATCGCGGGGCACTCGATGGGCGGCATCGCGATCACGTCGTGGTCGCAGCGCTACCCGGGCCGGGTGCGGAGCCGCGCCGACGCGGTCGCGCTGATCAACACCACGACGGGCGACCTGCTGCGGGACGTCAAGCTCGCGCAGGTGCCGACGCGGCTCTCGGCATCCAGGATCCGCGCGGCCGGCACGCTGCTGAAGACGTTCGGCGCCACGCCGGTGCCGAAGCT
Proteins encoded:
- a CDS encoding TetR/AcrR family transcriptional regulator, yielding MPQSKARPGSARSRLLAAAAECFYARGVNATGIDTITAAAGVAKMSLYNNFSSKDELVLAYLDARHEEWLGLYDRRLADAADARDKIAAIFDSYADHAELAYRHGFRGCGMLNAAAELPADAVGRQVVRRHKEHVEALLETHLRELLSATAATSLAEQLSFLLEGAMVRAGLEGDARLLGHARSMALNAIDSALALEA
- a CDS encoding DMT family transporter encodes the protein MAAGNGSLAVIAAAVLWGTTGTAATFAPGVGPLAVGAAAMGIGGLLQALAATHIIRAHRVALLGNWRLIGLSAVATAVYPLAFYTSMRLAGVAVGTVVTIGSAPAISALIERIADKRRLSRRWVLGAGLGVAGLVLLTVARSAHAGTSATHPLAGIALGVAAAATYALYSWGAGRMMGTIPSRAVMGTVFGIGGVLLLPVLVATGAPIVASAQNLTAVAYLAIVPMFLGYVLFGRGLATLPVSTVTTLTLLESAVAAFCAVVVVGEQLAPSGWGGVGLIFVSLVLTAHAAAQSVATKAGEPPRTEVPSTIV
- a CDS encoding amidase, whose product is MTRFDVVEAGIAQLRRALEDGSVTSEELVDAYLARIAAYDSGGPRLNALVVMNPDARAEARASDERRARGETLGPLDGIPYTAKDSYLAKGLTAAAGAHAFEHLVAQRDAFTIERLRAGGAILIGLTNMPPMANGGMQRGLYGRAESPYNADYLTSAFGSGSSNGSGTATAASFAAFGLGEETWSSGRAPATNNALCAYTPSRGVISVRGNWPLVPTMDVVVPHTRTMADMFEVLDVIVADDPDSRGDFWRVQPWVEIPKSSEVRPASYPALAPGGVDAARKTLAGKKFGVPRTYVNADPDAGTSEHPGIGGATGQKIETRASVIDLFNAAKADLEAAGAEVVLVDFPVVSNYEGDRPGAPTIRTRGLVSKEFLDREILDLSAWSWDDFLRANNDPNLNRLADVEGALIWVHPEGALPDRAEGFGDDITSYPDFIRKQPIEDFTTIPHLEEGLRGLEETRRVDLEEWMTELGLDAVIFPTVADVGPADMDVNEASADLGWRNGVWVANGNLVPRHLGIPTVTVPMGTMADIGMPVGLTFAGRAYDDTALLRLAAAFEATGDRRTEPPRTPRLAEEDQ
- a CDS encoding agmatine deiminase family protein, yielding MPAESAPQDRVWMAFPSEGYSLGDTEQEKHEARSTWAAVAHAIAEFEPVTVLVDPDEHIAAKQYLAADIEIVEAPLNDAWMRDIGPTFVHRGDGSVAAVDWVFNGWGAQDWARWDRDEKIGATVAGLADIPVIASPLVNEGGGIQVDGEGTVLVTETVQLDPGRNPGLTRADVEAELARTIGATHVVWLPRGLTRDSERFGTRGHVDIVAAITSPGRLLLHTQQDENHPDYLVCQEIRAALEATHDAAGRPWEITEMPAPATLTDAEGYVDYSYINHLVVNGGVIACSFGDEVDATAAAILADQYPGRKVVTVDARPLFERGGGIHCITQNQPSAR
- a CDS encoding UPF0182 family protein — its product is MQQGSTDRFSASRRARALIIAAVTVVVLLLVVPGLLNSYVDWLWFGEVGFRRVWATVLLTRAAVFGAVALLVGGSLLAAMMLAYRTRLVFVPAKRDNDPLAQYRTLAMRRPRLLSCGIAASIAALCGLVGQTSWRTVQLFLHGEQFGTTDPEFGRDIAFFVFDLPFYRFLLNWLFVAICLALVANVVTHYIFGGIRLSSGKGTLTLPTRIQIALLAGTLIMLKAVAYWFDHYELVSSSRKEPTFTGAGYTTIHAELPAKLVLLAIAVLCALALFAVIFLQDMRIPAMATALLVLSSVLVGGAWPLVMEQFSVRPNAADVERPFIERNIAATRDAYRLGSDRVEYRDYPGIGTKNPRDVAADATTIANARLLDPKVLSRTFTQQQQLKNFYSFPAELDIDRYHIDGELRDYIVGVRELSPDSLTGNQTDWINRHTVYTHGNGFVAAPANRVNAAVRDAPNASEPADSNSGYPIYTVSDIASLGSGRQIIRVDQPRIYFGEVIAQGDPDYAIVGGTPQEAPREYDTDTSKYTYTGTGGVPIGNWFNRTVFAAKFAERNILFSRAIGAQSKLIIHRDPRQRVQRVAPWLTPDANAYPAVVEGRIVWIVDAYTTLSRYPYAQRSSLQAPVTGAGGITQPGVPVGYVRNSVKATVDAYDGTVTLYQVDLEDPVLKAWMRAFPGVVRSADDVSDELRAHFRYPEDLFRIQREMLARYHVDEPREFFTTNAFWSVPSDPTTESDSPQPPFYVLVGDQQSARPSFRLASPMVGYNREFLSAYISVDSDPENYGKISVLQLPTDTLTQGPQQIQNSMISDTRVASERTLLERSNRIHYGNLLTLPIADGGVLYVEPLYTERIPTTPNSSTFPQLSRVLVSLREPRADGGVRIGYAPTLAEALDQVFGLGTGRAATAPGGDAATTRPPDPARPQSRPPAAAPPAPGGAPETTAELKEALADLRAVLERLEKAVEARETAGG
- a CDS encoding NADPH:quinone oxidoreductase family protein, producing the protein MRAAQITRLDGPTAVQVTEVDEPSGDDTVVIDVHAAGVAFPDALLTRGLYQYKPELPFTPGAEIAGTVRSAPSDAHVAAGDRVLGLTMLSGGMAEVVALPADRVFALPDAVSFEAGAGILFNDMTVHFALRTRGRLRDGETVLVHGAAGGIGTAALRLAPALGAARTIAVVSTQEKAEIARAAGASDVVLADGFRDAVKDLTGGRGVDIVVDPVGGDRFTDSLRSLAVGGRLLVIGFTGGEIPTVKVNRLLLNNIDVVGAGWGAWTFSHPGYLAEQWAELAPLLASGAIPPPAPEVYPLERAGEAIASLENRSAKGKVVLKIR
- a CDS encoding NAD(P)-dependent alcohol dehydrogenase, whose protein sequence is MLNARAAVLLDPGADPQLAEVQVREPVGDEVLVRIDAVGICHTDVSVASWFRKLPMVFGHEGAGTVVAVGRDAQRRIGEQVVLTFASCGSCANCAAQRPAYCDHATDLNMRGRRGESSALRLDGAPVTDGFFGQSSFATYAIAGSRNAVALSDPIDPALAAPLGCSVQTGVGAVLTVLRPQRSDSIVVFGAGAVGLSAVMGARIAGCRTIVAVDPIEQRRTLATELGATATIDPAASDAAAAVLELTGGVSTAVDTTARPDVIASAVGVLRTRGTLALLGLGAMTAELPVALIMAKGLTVRGVVEGDSEPHAFIPRLVRLYSTGELPLERLVTTYAFDDFTGAWAAAKSGEVIKPVLVTER
- a CDS encoding alpha/beta fold hydrolase; translation: MPLPPLPPGRTVEVRGIDGIRLHAQVFGPENGYPIVLAHGITCAIEVWAHQIADLAGDYRVIAYDHRGHGRSDAPRGRSGYSLNHLAADLDAVLEATLNPGERAVIAGHSMGGIAITSWSQRYPGRVRSRADAVALINTTTGDLLRDVKLAQVPTRLSASRIRAAGTLLKTFGATPVPKLADGPNRRFVAYLAVGRDADPWVADFVYDLFAATPAVGRGGWARVLVDNLGPKHISLRNLTVPTLVIGSQMDRLLPINASRRIADDAPNLAAFVELTGGHCAILERPAEVNRELRALAESVKRRITA